The proteins below are encoded in one region of Levilactobacillus namurensis:
- a CDS encoding RNA methyltransferase, translating into MGALLLQEKITSSQNKRVKQWRALTTKKGRQATQTYLLEGWHLVHEAILAHQSLRAIMGTAEQLTAHAAELPTDVDRFELTESIAKTIGDANTPQGIFATVPLPAKDVLDPQTVEGGWLFLDQVQDPGNIGTMVRTADAAGLRGVVLGLGSASLYLPKVLRAMQGSQFHVEVVEADLHQWIQAFTARHLPVYGTNLDPQAQDYRNVDPVTTGAIVMGNEGNGMAPDLQQLTTRNLYIPIKGRAESLNVAVAAGIVMFRLFG; encoded by the coding sequence ATGGGAGCGTTACTCTTGCAAGAAAAAATCACATCGAGTCAAAATAAACGGGTTAAGCAGTGGCGGGCGCTGACTACCAAAAAAGGACGTCAAGCAACGCAAACCTACCTATTGGAAGGATGGCATCTGGTCCACGAGGCCATCTTGGCGCACCAGTCGCTACGGGCCATCATGGGAACGGCGGAACAGTTAACGGCTCATGCGGCTGAGTTGCCGACCGACGTCGATCGCTTTGAATTGACCGAGAGTATCGCGAAGACGATTGGGGATGCCAACACGCCACAGGGAATTTTTGCGACGGTCCCGCTACCGGCTAAGGACGTCTTAGATCCTCAGACGGTTGAAGGAGGCTGGCTGTTCTTAGACCAGGTGCAAGATCCCGGGAACATTGGGACCATGGTCCGGACGGCCGACGCTGCTGGCTTACGGGGCGTGGTCTTGGGACTAGGGAGTGCGAGTCTGTACCTGCCCAAAGTCCTACGGGCGATGCAGGGAAGCCAATTTCACGTTGAAGTGGTGGAAGCGGATCTGCACCAGTGGATTCAGGCCTTCACGGCGCGGCATTTACCGGTCTATGGGACCAACCTGGACCCGCAGGCGCAAGATTACCGGAACGTTGACCCGGTCACGACGGGCGCCATTGTCATGGGGAACGAAGGGAATGGAATGGCTCCCGATCTGCAACAACTCACGACGCGGAACCTGTACATTCCCATCAAGGGCCGGGCTGAGTCGCTAAACGTGGCGGTAGCGGCGGGAATTGTGATGTTTCGTTTGTTTGGCTGA
- a CDS encoding acylphosphatase — MLTRRFLASGRVQGVGFRWATVQLARDLHLTGTVQNLETGQVAIVASGSAEVLDLFAHRLYHVNAWAQVTDLVQTELPAQHFADFQIII, encoded by the coding sequence TTGTTAACTCGTCGCTTTCTGGCAAGCGGTCGCGTTCAGGGCGTCGGCTTTCGCTGGGCCACCGTCCAGTTAGCCCGCGACCTACACCTGACGGGGACCGTGCAAAACTTAGAGACCGGCCAAGTTGCCATCGTGGCCAGCGGTTCAGCTGAGGTTCTGGACTTGTTCGCTCACCGACTCTACCACGTCAACGCTTGGGCTCAGGTCACAGACTTGGTTCAGACTGAACTTCCGGCCCAACACTTTGCCGACTTTCAAATAATCATTTGA
- the mltG gene encoding endolytic transglycosylase MltG → MDNGTDPTPSRQVRGPKRTSFGRRIMIGVASLLVILAVAIGIIGYHYFQSALKPLDASNDNVVQVNVPMGATSNKIGQILQDKKVVKSGMVFNYYVKSHKFTNFRAGYYQLKPSMTLNTIAKRLQMGGSAEPIQSTAGKVLVREGETVDQLAAEIPIQTDFTKKEFLSLMKSPSFFNQLAAKYPRLLSSAKQAKNVRYRLEGYLAPATYQAGKKMTLKQLITEMVAKMDQNLQSHYRTIKKQKLTVQETLTLASLVEREGVTQKDRDKIAGVFLNRIDANMALQSDIAVQYALKTTKKSLTYKDLKVKSPYNLYVHTGFGPGPFDSPSVSSIKAVLHPSARNKDYYYFIANTKTGKVYFSKTYDQHQALTSSLASDNK, encoded by the coding sequence TTGGATAATGGCACAGATCCCACGCCGTCACGACAGGTTCGAGGGCCCAAGCGAACCTCTTTCGGACGGCGAATCATGATTGGGGTGGCCAGCTTATTGGTCATCCTGGCGGTAGCAATCGGCATTATTGGGTATCATTACTTTCAGTCGGCGCTGAAGCCACTGGATGCCAGTAACGATAATGTGGTTCAGGTGAACGTGCCGATGGGCGCGACGTCAAATAAAATCGGGCAGATTCTGCAGGATAAAAAAGTGGTCAAGAGTGGGATGGTCTTTAACTACTATGTAAAGTCCCATAAGTTCACGAACTTTCGGGCGGGCTACTATCAGTTGAAGCCATCGATGACCCTGAACACGATCGCCAAGCGACTGCAAATGGGTGGTTCGGCAGAACCTATCCAGAGTACGGCTGGTAAGGTGCTGGTTCGAGAAGGCGAAACGGTTGATCAATTAGCCGCGGAGATCCCGATTCAAACGGACTTTACCAAAAAAGAATTCCTGAGCTTGATGAAGAGTCCAAGCTTCTTCAACCAATTAGCGGCGAAGTATCCTCGTTTGTTAAGTTCGGCGAAGCAGGCTAAGAATGTTCGGTATCGCTTAGAGGGCTACTTGGCTCCAGCCACGTATCAGGCAGGGAAAAAGATGACCTTGAAGCAGTTGATTACCGAGATGGTGGCCAAGATGGACCAGAACCTACAGAGTCATTACCGGACCATCAAGAAGCAGAAGTTAACGGTTCAAGAGACGTTGACGTTAGCTTCCCTGGTTGAACGCGAAGGGGTCACACAGAAAGACCGGGACAAGATTGCCGGGGTCTTTTTGAACCGAATTGATGCGAACATGGCCTTACAATCGGATATTGCGGTTCAGTATGCGTTGAAGACCACTAAAAAGTCATTGACTTATAAGGACCTCAAGGTAAAATCACCATATAACCTTTACGTTCATACCGGTTTCGGTCCCGGACCGTTCGATAGTCCGAGTGTCTCGTCGATCAAGGCGGTGCTGCACCCGAGTGCGCGGAATAAGGACTACTATTACTTTATTGCGAACACCAAGACCGGCAAAGTTTACTTCTCAAAGACCTATGATCAGCACCAAGCGTTGACCAGTTCACTGGCTAGCGACAATAAATAA
- the yidC gene encoding membrane protein insertase YidC yields MKFSKRFSATAALASLALLLSGCVQTKNGKPYGFVYDYLAVPGQHVMDWLANIFGNSYGWAIIILTVIVRMVLLPVMVKQMRGATVQQEKMSMVRPQMQEIQKRQKAAKTKEEQAAISQEMMALYRNNGISMTGGIGCLPLLIQMPIFAALYAAIRYSPELSKAVFMNIPLGKASWLLALLSFLSYLLQGYLSMLGMPEDQKKQMRYTMLMSPVMILFFTMSSPAGLGLYFFVGGLFACLQTLIINFYRPRIRRQIKEEMEKMPKPAPVAPVKPVAPKQVKAQQKQIHHNNRNRNAGKQQHRR; encoded by the coding sequence ATGAAATTTTCCAAGAGATTTTCGGCCACTGCCGCCCTCGCGAGCTTAGCCTTACTGCTGAGCGGGTGTGTGCAGACCAAGAACGGGAAACCGTATGGCTTCGTCTATGATTACCTCGCCGTTCCCGGACAACACGTCATGGATTGGTTAGCCAACATCTTCGGGAACAGCTACGGCTGGGCCATCATCATCTTAACGGTGATCGTCCGGATGGTCCTGCTTCCCGTCATGGTCAAGCAGATGCGGGGGGCCACGGTCCAACAAGAAAAGATGTCCATGGTTCGGCCTCAAATGCAGGAGATTCAAAAACGGCAAAAGGCTGCGAAGACTAAGGAAGAGCAAGCCGCTATCAGTCAAGAAATGATGGCCCTCTACCGGAACAACGGGATCAGCATGACCGGGGGGATCGGGTGTTTACCATTATTGATTCAAATGCCGATCTTTGCCGCGTTATACGCCGCTATCCGGTACTCACCTGAGCTTTCCAAAGCCGTCTTCATGAACATCCCCTTAGGGAAAGCCAGTTGGCTGCTAGCCCTGCTCTCCTTCCTGTCCTACTTACTCCAGGGGTACTTATCCATGCTGGGGATGCCGGAAGATCAGAAGAAGCAGATGCGCTACACCATGCTGATGAGCCCCGTTATGATTCTCTTCTTCACGATGAGTTCACCTGCCGGACTTGGCCTGTACTTCTTCGTGGGTGGGTTGTTCGCCTGCTTGCAAACGTTGATCATCAACTTCTACCGGCCTCGAATTCGGCGGCAGATCAAAGAAGAAATGGAAAAAATGCCTAAACCTGCACCGGTTGCACCCGTCAAACCCGTTGCACCTAAACAGGTCAAAGCTCAACAAAAACAGATTCACCATAACAACCGCAACCGGAATGCCGGCAAGCAACAACACCGGCGGTAA
- the pheS gene encoding phenylalanine--tRNA ligase subunit alpha yields the protein MSLKERLTELQQKGLAEIQKSQDLKDVNQIRVNLLGKKGPITEVLRGMRDLEAEERPKVGAFANEVRDNLTAALAKRREDLEAAVLNARLAKETIDVTLPGTPVAKGEPHVIQQIIDQIEDLFLGMGYQVLSGPEVEEDKYNFEMMNLPKNHPARDMQDTFYITKEILMRTQTSPMQARTLEKHDFSQGPLKMISPGVVYRRDTDDPTHSHQFHQVEGLVIDKHVTMADLKGTLQVLAHELFGDKFDVRLRPSYFPFTEPSVEADITCFNCGGKGCKVCKNTGWIEVLGAGMVHPNVLKMAGVNPDVYGGFAFGVGPDRFAMLKYGVDDIRNFYLNDVRFLTQFTKKG from the coding sequence ATGTCGTTAAAAGAGCGATTAACGGAACTACAACAAAAAGGGTTAGCCGAAATCCAAAAGTCCCAAGACTTGAAGGATGTCAACCAGATTCGGGTCAACCTGTTGGGTAAGAAGGGTCCCATTACCGAAGTTTTACGGGGGATGCGGGATCTCGAAGCCGAAGAACGGCCTAAGGTTGGTGCGTTTGCGAACGAAGTGCGGGACAACCTGACCGCTGCGTTGGCTAAACGCCGCGAAGACCTGGAAGCAGCTGTTTTAAACGCACGCTTGGCTAAGGAAACCATTGATGTGACCTTACCAGGGACGCCGGTCGCTAAGGGTGAACCCCATGTGATCCAACAGATTATCGACCAGATCGAAGACCTCTTCTTAGGGATGGGGTACCAAGTCTTAAGTGGGCCAGAAGTCGAAGAAGATAAGTACAACTTCGAAATGATGAACTTGCCTAAGAACCACCCCGCTCGGGATATGCAAGATACGTTCTACATTACAAAGGAAATCTTGATGCGGACGCAGACGTCACCGATGCAAGCCCGGACGCTGGAGAAGCACGACTTTAGTCAGGGCCCATTGAAGATGATCTCCCCTGGTGTGGTTTATCGGCGCGACACCGACGACCCAACGCACTCCCACCAGTTCCACCAAGTGGAAGGGTTAGTGATCGACAAGCACGTGACCATGGCGGACCTCAAGGGGACGTTACAGGTCTTAGCGCATGAGTTGTTCGGAGATAAGTTCGATGTTCGGTTACGGCCAAGTTACTTCCCGTTTACGGAACCATCAGTTGAAGCGGATATTACTTGTTTCAACTGTGGTGGTAAGGGCTGCAAGGTCTGCAAGAACACGGGCTGGATCGAAGTGTTAGGTGCCGGCATGGTCCACCCGAACGTCTTGAAGATGGCGGGCGTGAATCCCGACGTTTACGGCGGATTCGCGTTCGGGGTTGGTCCCGACCGGTTTGCCATGCTGAAGTACGGCGTCGACGATATTCGGAACTTCTACTTGAATGATGTTCGTTTCCTGACGCAATTTACCAAGAAAGGATAG
- a CDS encoding winged helix-turn-helix transcriptional regulator, whose translation MQMMPTKEETSKSAETDFTLCPRLEQTFTFLGKKWNGLIIDVLLEDGPQRFRDLAHKVSRCSDRVLVERLKELEQNGVIVRRTYPDKALIEYDLTTKGREFRNVMTAIHAWSDKWSCPVEAAEK comes from the coding sequence ATGCAAATGATGCCTACGAAAGAGGAAACATCAAAATCAGCAGAAACTGATTTTACGCTCTGTCCTCGTTTGGAACAGACGTTTACCTTTTTAGGTAAGAAGTGGAACGGCTTGATTATTGATGTTCTGCTAGAAGATGGTCCGCAACGGTTCCGGGACTTGGCCCACAAGGTCTCCCGGTGCAGTGATCGGGTACTGGTCGAACGCTTGAAGGAACTGGAACAAAACGGCGTGATCGTACGCCGGACGTATCCTGACAAGGCGTTGATCGAGTATGATCTGACCACTAAAGGTCGGGAATTCCGCAACGTGATGACCGCGATTCATGCGTGGTCTGACAAGTGGTCTTGTCCGGTCGAAGCTGCTGAGAAGTAG
- a CDS encoding HD domain-containing protein, whose protein sequence is MTKLSWRDDPEYLAIVSDLLAQEPVQRLANYTQHHHSNRLDHSISVSYNSYLIAKKLHLNARATARGGLLHDLFYYDWRTTKFDLGSHAFIHPRVALRNAEKLTDLTPMEKDIILKHMWGATLAMPRYRESMIVSLVDDYEAVHEFTGPARKHMQLLLDKLTPNA, encoded by the coding sequence ATGACCAAATTATCTTGGCGTGATGATCCCGAATACCTTGCGATCGTTTCTGATTTGTTGGCGCAAGAGCCGGTACAACGTCTGGCGAATTACACCCAGCATCATCACTCTAATCGACTGGATCATTCCATCTCGGTTTCGTATAACAGTTACTTGATTGCAAAGAAGTTGCATTTAAATGCACGGGCCACCGCGCGGGGTGGGTTGCTTCATGATTTGTTTTATTATGACTGGCGGACGACCAAGTTCGATTTAGGGTCGCACGCGTTTATCCATCCGCGGGTCGCTTTACGGAACGCCGAAAAGTTGACGGATTTGACGCCAATGGAAAAGGATATTATTTTGAAGCATATGTGGGGCGCCACGTTAGCGATGCCGCGGTATCGCGAAAGTATGATTGTTTCGCTAGTTGATGACTACGAAGCCGTCCACGAGTTCACGGGCCCAGCCCGTAAGCATATGCAACTGTTACTTGATAAGTTAACGCCTAACGCTTAA
- the adhP gene encoding alcohol dehydrogenase AdhP has protein sequence MKAAVIRDSVDGYVDIKDVTLRPITHGEALVKMEYCGLCHTDLHVAAGDFGKQPGRIIGHEGVGRVIQVADNVKNLKIGDRVSIAWFYKGCGHCEYCLTGRETLCRNVLNSGFTVDGAMAEECIVDANYAVKVPEGLDPVEATSLTCAGVTMYKALKVGETKPGQWVEVVGAGGLGNLAIQYAHNVFGAHVVAVDGNPDKLEAAKENGAEVLINRHDGDVAEQIQKKVGGVNTAQVTAVNADAFTQSVNALRPDGKLVAVALPQGDMKLNIAKTVLDGISVRGSLVGTRQDLAETFQFGAEGKVHPIVKTRRLDEVNDIIDEMKNNQIVGRMVVDFTK, from the coding sequence ATGAAAGCTGCTGTTATTCGCGATTCTGTAGATGGTTATGTTGATATCAAGGACGTTACGCTCCGTCCCATCACTCACGGTGAAGCCTTAGTTAAGATGGAATATTGTGGCCTGTGCCACACCGACTTACACGTCGCTGCCGGTGACTTTGGTAAGCAACCAGGTCGGATCATTGGCCATGAAGGTGTCGGTAGAGTGATTCAAGTTGCCGACAATGTTAAAAACTTAAAGATTGGTGACCGGGTCTCCATTGCTTGGTTCTACAAGGGCTGTGGCCACTGTGAATATTGCTTGACCGGTCGGGAAACCCTTTGCCGGAATGTTCTGAACTCCGGGTTCACCGTCGATGGTGCCATGGCTGAAGAATGTATCGTGGATGCCAACTACGCCGTTAAGGTCCCTGAAGGTTTGGACCCTGTCGAAGCCACTTCCTTAACTTGTGCTGGTGTGACGATGTACAAGGCTTTGAAGGTCGGCGAGACCAAGCCTGGTCAATGGGTCGAAGTTGTCGGTGCTGGTGGTTTAGGTAACTTGGCCATCCAATACGCCCACAACGTCTTCGGGGCACACGTTGTTGCCGTTGATGGGAACCCAGACAAGCTGGAAGCTGCTAAGGAAAACGGTGCGGAAGTGCTGATCAACCGGCACGACGGTGACGTTGCTGAACAGATTCAAAAGAAGGTCGGCGGGGTCAACACCGCCCAAGTAACCGCCGTTAACGCGGACGCCTTCACGCAATCCGTTAACGCCCTGCGTCCTGATGGGAAGCTAGTTGCCGTGGCCTTACCACAAGGTGACATGAAGCTGAACATCGCCAAGACGGTTCTGGACGGGATCTCCGTTCGTGGTTCCTTAGTTGGGACCCGTCAAGACTTAGCCGAAACCTTCCAATTCGGTGCTGAAGGTAAGGTTCACCCAATCGTTAAGACCCGTCGTCTGGACGAAGTTAACGATATCATTGACGAAATGAAGAACAACCAAATCGTTGGTCGGATGGTCGTCGACTTTACCAAGTAA
- a CDS encoding response regulator transcription factor gives MSRILIIEDEKNLARFVELELKHEGYETNVQFNGRTGLDAALSQDFDVILLDLMLPELNGIEVARRVREVKSTPIIMMTARDSVIDRVSGLDHGADDYIVKPFAIEELLARVRALLRRIHLEGEQKNTKQTTVKFKDLTIEKENRIVRRGDEVINLTKREYELLLALMENVNVVLARDVLLTKVWGYESEVETNVVDVYVRYLRNKIDVPGQKSYIQTVRGTGYVMRS, from the coding sequence ATGAGTCGAATTTTAATTATTGAAGACGAAAAAAACCTGGCGCGCTTTGTTGAATTGGAATTGAAGCACGAAGGATACGAAACGAACGTTCAGTTTAATGGTCGAACGGGGCTTGATGCCGCGTTATCACAGGACTTCGATGTGATTTTACTGGATTTGATGTTGCCTGAGTTGAACGGGATCGAAGTCGCCCGGCGTGTGCGGGAAGTGAAGAGTACGCCGATCATTATGATGACGGCCCGTGACTCGGTGATCGACCGGGTCTCCGGGTTAGACCATGGTGCCGACGATTACATTGTTAAGCCGTTTGCCATTGAAGAACTGCTAGCCCGGGTACGGGCCCTGTTACGCCGGATTCATTTGGAAGGTGAACAGAAGAACACCAAGCAAACGACGGTGAAGTTCAAAGATCTGACGATCGAGAAGGAAAACCGAATCGTTCGGCGCGGTGATGAGGTCATCAACCTCACCAAGCGGGAGTACGAACTGCTCTTGGCATTGATGGAGAACGTGAACGTGGTCCTGGCCAGAGACGTGTTACTGACCAAGGTCTGGGGATACGAATCCGAAGTTGAGACCAACGTGGTCGATGTGTACGTCCGGTACTTACGGAACAAAATTGATGTGCCTGGTCAGAAGAGCTACATTCAGACCGTTCGTGGCACGGGGTACGTGATGCGGTCGTGA
- a CDS encoding HAMP domain-containing histidine kinase, producing MVIFTVIALLIFNSFMTVLLQQERTHVGDTMNVVVEKLNTQKQELTGQTVDNLLRPRVAAILGKKTTPYNSAIVTSLARDSQTVAVYDPAGALLFTSRGANVATFKPVNKQQIRTQQTKQGSGLIGRTPIRSKQNDQIIGYVQVDDNLQDYHETQTRLLQVVIVLGLMAALAAAILSYILASFLLRPMDAIRDTIHAVRDDPQTDERVPVSKRNDELGDLTALLNDMIDTTQRYIDQQQQFVEDVSHELRTPVAIIQGHMEMLDRWGKDDPEVLDESIKASLQETKRMKSLVQEMLDLQRAEQIEVTFTNDVTDVSEVVTQVYDNFKMIHPDYVFILDDDVHQSIQAQIYRNHLEQILIILLDNAVKYSTTRKEVHLTYEQDSRNVEIAVQDFGEGISQANRDRVFNRFYRVDKARSRTKGGNGLGLAIAKRLIEGYHGSITIESAVGHGSVFRISLPILSKEAADRLIKKKQQAQAANTDIPGLLKSQLLEDDSGEDPATKSETPDDH from the coding sequence TTGGTCATTTTTACCGTGATTGCGCTTCTGATTTTTAACAGTTTCATGACAGTCCTACTCCAGCAGGAGCGGACCCATGTCGGTGATACCATGAATGTTGTGGTGGAAAAGCTGAACACTCAGAAACAAGAACTGACGGGCCAAACGGTCGATAACCTATTGCGCCCCCGAGTAGCGGCGATTCTGGGAAAGAAGACCACGCCGTACAATAGTGCTATCGTGACCAGCTTAGCGCGGGATAGCCAGACCGTGGCGGTGTATGACCCGGCCGGAGCCTTGCTCTTCACTAGTCGGGGTGCGAACGTCGCGACGTTTAAGCCGGTGAATAAGCAACAGATTCGGACCCAGCAGACCAAGCAGGGGTCCGGGCTGATTGGTCGGACGCCGATTCGCTCGAAACAAAACGACCAGATTATTGGGTACGTGCAGGTCGACGATAACCTCCAGGATTATCACGAAACCCAAACGCGGCTACTGCAGGTCGTCATTGTTTTGGGCTTGATGGCCGCATTGGCGGCAGCAATTCTCAGCTACATCTTGGCGTCGTTCTTACTACGGCCCATGGATGCCATTCGGGATACGATTCACGCCGTGCGGGATGATCCCCAAACGGATGAACGGGTGCCGGTGTCTAAGCGTAACGATGAACTGGGTGATTTGACGGCACTGCTGAACGATATGATTGATACCACCCAACGGTACATCGACCAACAGCAGCAGTTCGTGGAAGATGTTTCTCACGAGTTGCGAACGCCGGTGGCCATTATTCAGGGCCACATGGAGATGCTGGACCGGTGGGGGAAGGATGATCCCGAGGTCCTTGATGAGTCCATTAAGGCTTCCTTACAAGAGACCAAGCGAATGAAGAGCTTGGTCCAAGAGATGTTGGACCTACAACGGGCGGAGCAGATTGAAGTGACGTTTACCAATGACGTGACCGATGTGAGTGAAGTGGTCACGCAGGTCTACGACAACTTCAAGATGATTCATCCCGACTACGTCTTTATTCTGGACGACGACGTTCATCAGTCGATTCAAGCCCAGATCTACCGGAACCACCTGGAGCAGATCTTGATTATCCTGCTAGATAACGCCGTGAAGTACTCGACCACGCGTAAGGAGGTCCACCTGACCTACGAGCAAGATTCACGGAACGTGGAGATTGCGGTCCAGGACTTCGGGGAAGGCATCTCGCAGGCCAATCGTGACCGGGTCTTTAACCGGTTCTATCGGGTCGATAAGGCGCGTTCGCGGACTAAAGGGGGGAATGGACTGGGTCTCGCAATTGCCAAACGGTTGATTGAGGGATATCACGGTTCCATTACCATTGAGAGTGCCGTCGGCCACGGGTCCGTCTTTCGAATCTCGTTGCCGATTCTGTCTAAGGAAGCGGCAGACCGCTTGATCAAAAAGAAGCAGCAGGCCCAAGCAGCAAATACGGACATTCCTGGCTTGCTGAAGTCTCAGCTCTTGGAGGACGACTCCGGCGAGGATCCGGCCACTAAGTCGGAGACACCGGACGACCATTAA
- the pheT gene encoding phenylalanine--tRNA ligase subunit beta, with product MNISYNWIKEYLDLDVSATDLAEKIERTSVEVDSVVRPADGLKKIVVGHVNSLVAHPDSDHLHICEVDVGDDQPSQIVCGAPNIAAGQNVIVALPGSRIANNVKIKRSKMRGVESDGMICSLQEIGFSEDVVPKEYADGIYVLPADAQPGEPVFGLLGMDDSLIDLDVTPNRGDMLSLNGTLRDLAAIYDQPVKLDQPAVKEAGEAIADQLTLHVDAALAPQYRMRLVCDLKIAPSPMWLQIRLWNAGIRPINNVVDVTNYIMLKYGQPLHAFDYGKFAGQDVYVRTANAGEQLTTLDENDHDLDPKDIVIADGQAPIALAGVMGGLSTAITDQTHTVAIEAAVFEHDHIRKAAQRHHLHTDASQRFERGINQAGVQDALDAAAQLMDELASGTVQTGTAVGSNQQPDPAVIPLTLTHVNAILGTDLKQAQVTHILESLGFTVAVDGDQMTVTVPIRRNDIHIPADLLEEIARIYGYDNIPVTLPTGRMTQGRLTPAQRLMRATRHSLEALGLNQAISYALTTEDKAKMFMMRASAPTKLSWPMSVDHAVLRMNLITGLLDDLAYNAARKVKDVALYEQGRVFYREDGTDRPSEEEHIAGAITGTLMPQAWNQPAQAVDFYQVKGIVAAYLQDMAVNGEVTYVPNQEMPEMHPGRTADILVHGHRIGYLGEIHPTIAKQFKIGTTYVFELNLQAIIEMPKQEDQYDVISRYPAITRDIAMLVDDEVTNEQIVNLIEKRGGAYLQSVKLFDVYAGVKVPKGKKSLAYTLTYQDKHATLVDDAVNQAFAKVTKRLEDELGAEIR from the coding sequence ATGAATATTTCTTACAATTGGATTAAAGAATACTTGGATTTAGATGTTTCCGCAACGGATTTGGCGGAAAAAATCGAACGGACGTCGGTTGAAGTGGACAGTGTGGTTCGGCCCGCCGACGGGTTAAAGAAGATCGTGGTAGGGCACGTGAACTCACTGGTTGCCCACCCAGATTCTGACCATCTCCACATCTGTGAAGTCGATGTAGGGGATGACCAACCTTCACAAATCGTGTGTGGGGCTCCCAACATCGCAGCAGGTCAGAACGTGATCGTTGCGTTACCGGGGTCACGGATTGCCAACAACGTGAAGATCAAGCGCTCCAAGATGCGGGGCGTGGAATCCGATGGCATGATCTGCTCCTTACAAGAAATTGGATTCAGTGAGGATGTTGTGCCTAAGGAGTACGCTGATGGTATCTATGTGTTACCAGCCGATGCACAACCAGGCGAACCCGTTTTCGGACTCTTAGGGATGGACGACAGTCTGATCGACTTGGATGTGACGCCTAACCGGGGAGACATGTTGAGCTTGAACGGGACGTTACGCGACTTAGCCGCAATTTATGATCAACCCGTAAAGCTGGACCAACCAGCCGTTAAGGAGGCTGGTGAGGCCATTGCTGACCAACTGACCTTACACGTGGATGCGGCGTTAGCGCCTCAATACCGGATGCGGTTAGTCTGTGATCTGAAGATCGCCCCTAGCCCGATGTGGTTGCAGATTCGGTTATGGAACGCGGGTATTCGGCCAATCAATAACGTGGTCGATGTGACAAACTACATCATGTTGAAGTATGGTCAACCCCTACACGCCTTTGACTACGGTAAGTTTGCGGGACAGGACGTCTATGTTCGGACAGCCAATGCTGGGGAACAGTTGACGACCTTAGACGAAAATGATCACGATTTAGATCCTAAGGACATCGTGATTGCTGATGGTCAAGCGCCCATTGCGTTAGCTGGCGTGATGGGTGGTCTGTCGACCGCCATCACTGACCAGACGCACACGGTGGCCATTGAAGCGGCGGTCTTCGAACACGACCACATCCGTAAGGCAGCGCAACGGCACCACTTACACACAGACGCGTCACAGCGGTTTGAACGCGGCATCAACCAGGCGGGTGTGCAAGATGCCTTAGACGCTGCCGCTCAGCTGATGGACGAATTAGCGAGTGGGACGGTTCAAACGGGGACGGCCGTGGGCAGTAACCAACAACCGGACCCAGCAGTGATTCCACTGACGCTGACGCATGTGAATGCCATCTTGGGGACGGACCTCAAGCAGGCACAGGTCACGCATATTCTGGAATCATTAGGCTTTACGGTGGCTGTTGACGGGGATCAAATGACCGTCACGGTGCCAATTCGGCGCAACGATATTCATATTCCGGCCGACCTGCTGGAAGAAATTGCGCGAATCTACGGTTACGACAACATTCCAGTGACCTTGCCGACGGGACGGATGACGCAGGGACGCTTGACGCCAGCTCAGCGGTTGATGCGGGCGACCCGGCACTCCTTAGAGGCCTTGGGCTTGAACCAAGCCATCTCGTACGCGTTGACTACGGAAGACAAAGCTAAGATGTTTATGATGCGCGCGAGTGCTCCAACTAAATTATCTTGGCCAATGAGCGTGGATCACGCGGTCTTGCGGATGAACCTGATTACGGGCTTGTTGGACGATCTGGCCTACAACGCTGCCCGGAAGGTCAAGGATGTTGCGTTGTACGAACAAGGACGGGTCTTCTATCGCGAGGACGGCACTGACCGGCCAAGCGAAGAAGAACACATTGCTGGTGCCATTACGGGGACGTTGATGCCGCAGGCTTGGAACCAACCTGCCCAAGCGGTTGATTTCTATCAAGTCAAGGGAATCGTGGCAGCTTACCTGCAAGATATGGCGGTCAATGGCGAGGTCACGTATGTTCCGAACCAGGAGATGCCAGAGATGCACCCTGGACGGACCGCGGATATCTTGGTTCACGGACACCGCATTGGGTACTTGGGTGAGATTCACCCCACGATTGCTAAGCAGTTCAAGATCGGGACGACCTACGTCTTTGAATTGAACCTGCAAGCGATTATTGAGATGCCTAAGCAGGAGGACCAATACGACGTGATTTCGCGGTACCCTGCGATTACGCGTGATATTGCCATGCTGGTAGACGATGAGGTGACCAACGAACAAATCGTCAACTTGATTGAGAAGCGGGGCGGCGCTTACTTGCAGTCCGTCAAACTGTTTGACGTTTATGCTGGGGTTAAGGTGCCTAAGGGCAAGAAGTCCTTGGCTTACACGCTGACCTACCAAGACAAGCACGCCACTTTAGTGGATGATGCCGTTAACCAGGCCTTTGCGAAGGTTACGAAGCGCTTGGAAGATGAACTGGGAGCAGAGATTCGCTAG